Proteins encoded in a region of the Scatophagus argus isolate fScaArg1 chromosome 1, fScaArg1.pri, whole genome shotgun sequence genome:
- the ercc3 gene encoding general transcription and DNA repair factor IIH helicase subunit XPB isoform X2 encodes MGKKDKDRDKKSKKRFYEEEEDDEEVVGGESQEAIPAAAGKQVDESSTKLDEYGAKDYRAQMLLKNDHSSRPLWVAPDGHIFLEAFSPVYKYAQDFLVAIAEPVCRPNHIHEYKLTAYSLYAAVSVGLQTSDIVEYLQKLSKTSVPDGIVQFIKLCTVSYGKVKLVLKHNRYFVESAFPDVIQRLLQDNVIRECRLRTADGADTELITEVIHSKSAISRSVQEKGGTSTSQQPGDGQASTQQVPEDIFSYYEQMDKEEEEEEETQTVSFEIRQEMIEELQKRCIQLEYPLLAEYDFRNDTVNPDINIDLKPTAVLRPYQEKSLRKMFGNGRARSGVIVLPCGAGKSLVGVTAACTVRKRCLVLGNSSVSVEQWKAQFKMWSTIDDSQICRFTSDAKDKPIGCSVAISTYSMLGHTTKRSWEAERVMEWMRSQEWGLIILDEVHTIPAKMFRRVLTIVQAHCKLGLTATLVREDDKIVDLNFLIGPKLFEANWMELQNNGYIAKVQCAEVWCPMSPEFYREYVAIKTKKRILLYTMNPNKFRACQFLIRFHERRNDKIIVFADNVFALKEYAIRLNKPYIYGPTSQGERMQILQNFKHNPKINTIFISKVGDTSFDLPEANVLIQISSHGGSRRQEAQRLGRVLRAKKGMVAEEYNAYFYSLVSQDTQEMAYSTKRQRFLVDQGYSFKIRSGWTWVV; translated from the exons ATGGGTAAAAAGGATAAAGACCGGG ACAAGAAGTCCAAAAAACGCTTctatgaggaggaagaagacgaTGAAGAGGTAGTGGGCGGTGAATCTCAGGAGGCCAtacctgctgctgcagggaaACAAGTGGATGAGTCTAGTACAAAACTGGACGAGTATGGGGCCAAAGACTACCGTGCTCAGATGCTGCTGAAGAATGATCACTCTTCACGACCCCTCTGGGTG GCACCAGATGGACACATCTTTCTGGAAGCCTTCTCACCAGTGTACAAGTACGCGCAGGATTTTTTGGTGGCCATTGCAGAACCGGTGTGCAGGCCTAACCATATTCATGAGTACAAATTGACAGCCTATTCCCTGTATGCTGCTGTCAGCGTGGGGCTGCAGACCTCTGATATTGTGGAGTACCTGCAAAAACTCAGCAAGACGTCTGTACCTGATGGAATCGTGCAGTTCATTAAG ctctgcaCAGTGAGCTATGGCAAAGTGAAGCTGGTGCTCAAACACAATAG GTATTTTGTTGAGAGCGCCTTCCCCGATGTGATCCAGCGCCTTTTGCAGGACAACGTGATCCGTGAATGTCGACTCCGAACTGCAGACGGGGCAGACACTGAGCTCATAACTGAAGTCATCCACAGCAAATCGGCG ATCTCAAGGTCTGTTCAGGAAAAGGGAGGTACTTCCACCTCACAGCAGCCAGGCGATGGACAAGCGTCGACCCAGCAGGTCCCTGAGGACATCTTCAGCTACTATGAGCAGATGgataaagaagaggaggaggaggaagagactcAGACTGTGTCCTTTGAGATTCGCCAA GAGATGATTGAAGAGCTGCAGAAGCGCTGTATTCAGCTGGAGTACCCCCTACTTGCAGAGTACGACTTTCGCAATGATACAGTCAACCCAGACATCAACATAGACCTGAAGCCCACTGCTGTGTTGCGACCCTACCAGGAAAAGAGTCTGCGGAAGATGTTTGGGAATGGACGCGCTCGCTCCGGCGTCATCGTGCTGCCCTGTG GAGCAGGAAAATCTCTGGTGGGCGTGACGGCAGCGTGCACAGTCCGTAAACGCTGCCTGGTACTGGGTAACTCCTCAGTGTCCGTGGAGCAGTGGAAGGCTCAGTTTAAGATGTGGTCCACGATTGATGACTCTCAGATCTGCCGCTTCACCTCAGACGCCAAGGACAAGCCAATCGGGTGCTCAGTGGCCATCAGTACCTACTCCATGCTGGGTCACACCACAAAGCGCTCCTGGGAGGCTGAGCGAGTCATGGAGTGGATGCGGAGCCAGGAGTGGGGACTCATTATCCTGGATGAGGTGCACACTATCCCCG cCAAGATGTTTCGACGTGTTCTAACTATTGTCCAGGCACACTGCAAACTGGGACTCACTGCCACACTGGTCAGGGAAGATGACAAGATTGTGGACCTCAACTTCCTAATCGGGCCAAAACTATTCGAGGCCAACTGGATGGAATTGCAGAACAATGGCTACATTGCTAAAGTCCAGTGTGCAGAA GTGTGGTGCCCAATGTCGCCAGAGTTTTACAGAGAGTATGTGGCCATTAAGACGAAGAAGCGCATCCTGCTTTATACGATGAACCCCAACAAGTTCCGTGCTTGCCAGTTCCTCATCCGTTTCCACGAGCGGCGCAATGACAAGATTATCGTCTTTGCTGACAACGTCTTCGCCTTGAAGGAATACGCCATTCGCCTCAACAA GCCTTACATCTATGGTCCAACCTCCCAGGGGGAACGTATGCAGATTTTACAGAACTTCAAACACAACCCCAAGATCAACACCATTTTCATCTCCAAA GTTGGAGACACCTCATTTGACTTGCCAGAGGCCAATGTTCTGATACAGATATCCTCCCATGGCGGATCACGCAGACAGGAAGCCCAGAGGCTTGGCAGAGTCCTACGAGCCAAGAAAG GAATGGTAGCAGAGGAGTACAATGCGTACTTCTACTCACTGGTGTCCCAGGACACCCAGGAAATGGCTTACTCCACCAAGAGGCAGAGGTTCCTGGTGGATCAGGGATACAGCTTTAAG
- the gpalpp1 gene encoding GPALPP motifs-containing protein 1, whose product MSSDKIIGPALPPMFIQEENDKDSDNEKGFVAGPALPPGYKRGEPSSSSDESEEEVAIKKAKTRHTTADRSAEKVGSTVEQEDDDDGFFGPALPPGFKKQQGSPERPPVLGPALPPGFRRAAYEDDDDKDGEDREDFPGPALPPGYQAESSSSEDEDVIGPMPSKGPVQDSVALDFERRARKMREKLTQDETPEVLTRETWMTELPPELQHIGLGARTFKKRSGPENKDRSIWTDTPADRERKTRERLEGKKKGDVGKDDVPQLSQKDLEMAEKVSKYNDTKRAESLMSLHTKKMKEKAKEKADQPVERRPFDREADLQVNRFDDAQKQRLLKKSQELNTRFSHSKDRMFL is encoded by the exons ATGTCATCTGATAAAATAATCGGACCTGCCTTACCCCCAATGTTCATACAGGAGGAGAACGATAAAGATTCTGATAACGAAAAAGGAT TCGTCGCTGGCCCCGCTTTGCCTCCCGGTTATAAACGGGGAGAGCCGTCGAGCTCCTCGGATGAGAGTGAAGAGGAGGTGGCgatcaaaaaagcaaaaacaagacacacaacTGCAGACAGATCTGCAGAAAA GGTAGGGAGTACAGTGGAacaagaagatgatgatgatggtttcTTTGGTCCAGCCCTGCCACCAGGATTTAAGAAACAACAGGGTTCACCAGAAAG GCCACCTGTGCTGGGACCAGCTTTGCCTCCTGGGTTTCGCAGAGCAGCATACGAAGATGACGACGATAAAGACGGTGAAGATAGAGAGGATTTCCCAGGGCCTGCCCTTCCTCCAGGCTACCAGGCTGAGTCCTCTAGCAGCGAGGATGAAGATGTGATTGGGCCCATGCCCTCTAAGGGGCCTGTTCAAGACTCTGTGGCTCTGGACTTTGAGCGTCGAGCGcgaaagatgagagagaagctGACACAAGAC GAAACTCCTGAGGTCCTGACCAGAGAAACATGGATGACAGAGCTCCCACCAGAACTGCAACACATTGGCTTGGGGGCTCGAACTTTCAAGAAGAGGTCAGGTCCAGAGAATAAGGATCGCTCCATTTGGACGGATACGCCAGCGGACAGGGAGCGCAAGACTAGG GAACGCCTTGAGGGAAAGAAGAAGGGTGATGTGGGGAAAGATGATGTCCCACAACTCTCCCAGAAGGACTTGGAAATGGCAGAGAAAGTGTCTAAGTATAAT GACACTAAACGCGCTGAGTCTCTGATGAGTTTGCACAcgaagaagatgaaggagaaagCAAAGGAGAAGGCAGACCAACCAGTGGAGAGGAGACCATTCGATCGAGAAGCAGACCTGCAAGTGAATCGATTTGATGATGCTCAAAAGCAGCGACTGCTGAAGAAATCTCAGGAATTGAATACACGTTTCTCCCACAGCAAAGACCGAATGTTCCTGTAA
- the gtf2f2a gene encoding general transcription factor IIF subunit 2 isoform X1 has product MSEKGEVDLTRAKQNTGVWLVKVPKYLSQQWEKATGRGEVGKLRICKKGNQGKAEVSFTLNEELTVIEGLEDKTVSAPREHPFTMQSVGGQTLAVFTETSSGQSEERSDGSSSGSGAGAGPDKIALEGVVVQRAECRPAVSENYMRLKKLQIEESSKPIRLSQQLENPVTNNYKPVANHTYNVEYERKKKEEGKRARADKQQVLDMLFSAFEKHQYYNIKDLVDITKQPVIYLKEILRDIGVYNVKGTHKNTWELKPEYRHYQGEEKTDE; this is encoded by the exons atgtcagaaaaaggAGAAGTTGATTTAACTCGTGCCAAGCAGAATACTGGTGTTTGGCTTGTAAAG GTGCCCAAATACCTCTCTCAGCAATGGGAAAAAGCGACTGGCAGAGGCGAGGTCGGGAAACTCAGAATATGCAA GAAAGGAAACCAAGGAAAAGCAGAG GTGTCTTTCACTTTGAACGAAGAGCTGACTGTCATCGAGGGCTTAGAAGATAAGACAGTGTCTGCACCTCGTGAGCACCCGTTCACCATGCAGTCAGTGGGAGGTCAGACGCTGGCGGTCTTCACTGAGACGTCATCAG GCCAGTCAGAAGAGAGATCTGATGGCAGCAGCTCAGGTTCGGGGGCGGGGGCAGGTCCAG atAAAATAGCCTTGGAGGGAGTGGTAGTTCAGAGAGCAGAGTGCAGGCCTGCTGTCAGTGAAAACTATATGAGGCTAAAGAA GTTACAAATTGAGGAGTCCTCCAAGCCAATCAGGCTGTCACAACAGCTGGAAAATCCTGTCACCAACAACTACAAACCTGTGGCCAACCATACTTACAAT GTAGAgtatgagaggaaaaagaaggaggagggcaAGAGAGCAAGAGCTGACAAACAGCAGGTGTTGgacatgttgttttctgcttttgagAAGCACCAGTACTACAACATCAAAGACCTGGTGGATATCACCAAACAGCCTGTG ATTTACTTAAAGGAAATTTTGCGTGATATTGGCGTCTACAATGTGAAGGGAACACACAAGAATACCTGGGAGCTCAAGCCAGAATACCGACATTACCAAGGCGAGGAAAAGACTGACGAATAA
- the gtf2f2a gene encoding general transcription factor IIF subunit 2 isoform X2 encodes MSEKGEVDLTRAKQNTGVWLVKVPKYLSQQWEKATGRGEVGKLRICKKGNQGKAEVSFTLNEELTVIEGLEDKTVSAPREHPFTMQSVGGQTLAVFTETSSDKIALEGVVVQRAECRPAVSENYMRLKKLQIEESSKPIRLSQQLENPVTNNYKPVANHTYNVEYERKKKEEGKRARADKQQVLDMLFSAFEKHQYYNIKDLVDITKQPVIYLKEILRDIGVYNVKGTHKNTWELKPEYRHYQGEEKTDE; translated from the exons atgtcagaaaaaggAGAAGTTGATTTAACTCGTGCCAAGCAGAATACTGGTGTTTGGCTTGTAAAG GTGCCCAAATACCTCTCTCAGCAATGGGAAAAAGCGACTGGCAGAGGCGAGGTCGGGAAACTCAGAATATGCAA GAAAGGAAACCAAGGAAAAGCAGAG GTGTCTTTCACTTTGAACGAAGAGCTGACTGTCATCGAGGGCTTAGAAGATAAGACAGTGTCTGCACCTCGTGAGCACCCGTTCACCATGCAGTCAGTGGGAGGTCAGACGCTGGCGGTCTTCACTGAGACGTCATCAG atAAAATAGCCTTGGAGGGAGTGGTAGTTCAGAGAGCAGAGTGCAGGCCTGCTGTCAGTGAAAACTATATGAGGCTAAAGAA GTTACAAATTGAGGAGTCCTCCAAGCCAATCAGGCTGTCACAACAGCTGGAAAATCCTGTCACCAACAACTACAAACCTGTGGCCAACCATACTTACAAT GTAGAgtatgagaggaaaaagaaggaggagggcaAGAGAGCAAGAGCTGACAAACAGCAGGTGTTGgacatgttgttttctgcttttgagAAGCACCAGTACTACAACATCAAAGACCTGGTGGATATCACCAAACAGCCTGTG ATTTACTTAAAGGAAATTTTGCGTGATATTGGCGTCTACAATGTGAAGGGAACACACAAGAATACCTGGGAGCTCAAGCCAGAATACCGACATTACCAAGGCGAGGAAAAGACTGACGAATAA